In Rhodanobacter denitrificans, a single window of DNA contains:
- a CDS encoding sensor domain-containing protein produces MRPHKPAEVSPSLPDASDWPARVAHGTPALLAYLDLEQRFRFVNDTHRRWLGLDPQQLLGQRLVDVVGRRNHALAEAALARAYAGQMASYEGELHDGHRPRYAHGNFQPDFDADGRVRGIFTALVDITERRTLELKLHESEQRFFAAFQHAAIGMALTRPDGRFVRVNAAVCQMLGYREEELLQLDIAAVTHPDDLAADAELMAQLLAGQRESYQLEKRNFHKDGRVVHIQLSVSLVRDEQGAPLYFVSQVQNISQRKAFEDALHRERELAEVTLRSIGDAVITTDPQLRITSLNPIAEAMTGWTGIEAAGRPIEEIFQLFDARSGDAVANPLRAAIGHNSIVDLAGRTLLRHRHGFDTPVEDSSAPIHDHAGNVIGGVLVFHDVSETRALALKMIHLTQHDTLTGLPNRSQLHEHIGQAIATANRRQQRAALLYVDIDNFKQVNQLHGHAAGDRVLRAFAAQLQHCLSGDDLLSRYGGDEFVAVLPHLESAGEAASLCQRLINHGEQTRVDGLPELGLRLSIGISVYPDDAVEPDGLLQHAETALVAVKAQGLHGYRFFTASMNERAQARRRIEAALRQAQPRHELELHYQPKVDAHSGRIVGAEALLRWQADGHEAYAPDQFIPVAEDTGLILPIGAWALRRACRQARRWQDLGHAIPVSVNVSPLQFQHAEFYNWLDEVLEESGLATGLLELELTERMVMSGGDATTGLLQRIKRRGVRLSLDDFGTGYCSLSYLKHFPIDALKIDRVFVRDITSDRDTATITSAIIAMARSLNKDVIAEGVETYEQGAFLRHAGCSQLQGFLYGAAMPAAAFEQRLAEPT; encoded by the coding sequence ATGCGGCCGCACAAGCCTGCCGAGGTATCGCCTTCGCTTCCGGATGCATCCGACTGGCCGGCACGGGTGGCGCACGGCACGCCCGCGCTGCTCGCCTACCTCGACCTCGAGCAGCGCTTCCGCTTCGTCAACGACACCCATCGCCGCTGGCTCGGCCTCGACCCGCAGCAGCTGCTCGGCCAGCGCCTGGTCGACGTGGTCGGCCGGCGCAACCACGCGCTGGCCGAGGCGGCGCTGGCGCGCGCCTACGCCGGGCAGATGGCCAGCTACGAGGGCGAGCTGCACGACGGCCACCGGCCGCGCTACGCGCACGGCAACTTCCAGCCCGACTTCGACGCCGACGGCCGCGTCCGCGGCATCTTCACCGCGCTGGTCGACATCACCGAACGGCGCACGCTGGAGCTCAAGCTGCACGAGAGCGAGCAGCGCTTCTTCGCCGCGTTCCAGCACGCCGCGATCGGCATGGCGCTGACCCGCCCGGACGGCCGGTTCGTGCGCGTCAATGCGGCGGTCTGCCAGATGCTCGGCTACCGCGAGGAGGAGCTGCTGCAGCTGGACATCGCCGCGGTCACCCATCCGGACGACCTGGCGGCCGACGCGGAACTGATGGCGCAGCTGCTGGCCGGCCAGCGCGAGTCCTATCAGCTGGAGAAGCGCAACTTCCACAAGGACGGTCGCGTGGTGCACATCCAGCTCAGCGTGTCGCTGGTGCGCGACGAGCAGGGCGCGCCGCTGTACTTCGTCTCGCAGGTGCAGAACATCAGCCAGCGCAAGGCGTTCGAGGATGCGCTGCACCGCGAGCGCGAGCTGGCCGAGGTGACCCTGCGCTCGATCGGCGACGCGGTGATCACCACCGACCCGCAGCTGCGCATCACCTCGCTCAACCCGATTGCCGAGGCGATGACCGGCTGGACCGGCATCGAGGCGGCGGGCCGGCCGATCGAGGAGATCTTCCAGCTGTTCGACGCACGCAGCGGCGACGCCGTGGCCAACCCGCTGCGCGCGGCGATCGGCCACAACAGCATCGTCGACCTGGCCGGCCGCACCCTGCTGCGCCACCGCCACGGCTTCGACACGCCGGTGGAGGATTCCTCCGCGCCGATCCACGACCACGCCGGCAACGTGATCGGCGGCGTGCTGGTGTTCCACGACGTCAGCGAGACCCGCGCGCTGGCGCTGAAGATGATCCACCTGACCCAGCACGACACGCTGACCGGCCTACCCAACCGCAGCCAGCTGCACGAGCACATCGGCCAGGCGATCGCCACCGCGAACCGGCGCCAGCAGCGCGCCGCGCTGCTCTACGTCGACATCGACAACTTCAAGCAGGTCAACCAACTGCACGGCCACGCCGCCGGCGACCGGGTGCTGCGCGCGTTCGCCGCCCAGCTGCAGCACTGCCTGTCCGGCGACGACCTGCTGAGCCGCTACGGCGGCGACGAGTTCGTGGCGGTGCTGCCGCACCTGGAAAGCGCGGGCGAGGCGGCCAGCCTGTGCCAGCGGCTGATCAACCACGGCGAGCAGACCCGCGTCGACGGCCTGCCCGAACTCGGCCTGCGGCTCAGCATCGGCATCAGCGTGTACCCGGACGATGCGGTCGAGCCGGACGGCCTGCTGCAGCACGCGGAGACCGCGCTGGTCGCGGTGAAGGCGCAGGGCCTGCACGGCTACCGCTTCTTCACCGCGTCGATGAACGAACGCGCGCAGGCGCGGCGGCGGATCGAGGCCGCGCTGCGCCAGGCGCAGCCGCGGCACGAACTGGAGCTGCACTACCAGCCCAAGGTGGACGCACACAGCGGCCGCATCGTCGGCGCCGAGGCGTTGCTGCGCTGGCAGGCGGACGGGCACGAGGCGTACGCGCCGGACCAGTTCATCCCGGTCGCCGAGGACACCGGGCTGATCCTGCCGATCGGCGCCTGGGCGCTGCGCCGCGCCTGCCGGCAGGCGCGGCGGTGGCAGGACCTCGGCCACGCCATTCCGGTCTCGGTGAACGTGTCGCCGCTGCAGTTCCAGCATGCCGAGTTCTACAACTGGCTGGACGAGGTGCTGGAGGAGAGCGGCCTCGCGACCGGCCTGCTCGAACTGGAACTGACCGAGCGCATGGTGATGTCCGGCGGCGACGCCACCACCGGGCTGCTGCAGCGGATCAAGCGACGCGGCGTGCGGCTGTCGCTGGACGACTTCGGCACCGGCTACTGCAGCCTGTCCTACCTGAAGCATTTCCCGATCGACGCACTGAAGATCGACCGCGTGTTCGTACGCGACATCACCAGCGACCGCGACACCGCCACCATCACCAGCGCGATCATCGCGATGGCGCGCAGCCTCAACAAGGACGTAATCGCCGAAGGCGTGGAAACGTACGAGCAGGGCGCCTTCCTGCGCCACGCCGGCTGCTCGCAGCTGCAGGGTTTCCTGTACGGCGCCGCGATGCCGGCGGCGGCATTCGAGCAGCGGCTGGCCGAACCTACCTGA
- a CDS encoding GNAT family N-acetyltransferase, with amino-acid sequence MPLQIRAATLADVSDLAAWNAAMAWETEHKRLDPATLERGVRGVFEQPRRGFYLVAEHDGAAVGCLLVTYEWSDWRGGDFWWIQSVYVVPAARRAGAFRALYADVAQRAAAAGAVGLRLYVETENRRAQATYEGLGMQRCHYFMYEALPAAPAAQERTLR; translated from the coding sequence GTGCCATTGCAGATCCGCGCCGCCACTCTCGCCGACGTTTCCGACCTGGCCGCCTGGAATGCGGCGATGGCTTGGGAAACCGAGCACAAGCGGCTCGATCCGGCGACGCTGGAGCGCGGCGTGCGCGGCGTGTTCGAGCAGCCGCGGCGCGGCTTCTACCTGGTGGCCGAGCATGACGGCGCGGCGGTCGGCTGCCTGCTGGTCACCTACGAATGGAGCGACTGGCGCGGCGGCGATTTCTGGTGGATCCAGAGCGTCTATGTGGTGCCCGCCGCGCGCCGCGCCGGTGCGTTCCGCGCGTTGTACGCCGATGTGGCGCAACGCGCCGCGGCGGCCGGCGCGGTCGGCCTGCGCCTGTACGTGGAAACCGAAAACCGGCGCGCGCAGGCGACCTACGAAGGGCTTGGCATGCAGCGTTGCCACTACTTCATGTACGAGGCGCTGCCGGCGGCGCCGGCCGCGCAGGAGCGGACGCTCAGGTAG